The genomic region ATTTTTTGTTTCGTTGAAGACTGCTTCGTGACCAACTCGGTTTCCGGAGTGGGATTTGAGGATCGGGAATCAATGAATAGCTTGTTTTCGGCATCTTTTTCCAGTGACATACCCAGAAGTATTCTTAACCGCTGATTCTCTTCCCGTAGCCTGGCACATTCCTTGAGGGCTTTATCAAGTTGTGCCTGCAAATCTTCAACTCTTGACCTCATTTTCCTTCACCGCTCAGCAATTGTTCAATTCCCAAGATAACATAAAATTGGTGCGGGTGTTCCTGTTGAATTTTTTCCTTGGCAATTCGATTTCCAGAACATCAGTTCGTTTTCATCGGAAAGTATGCTATACTGACCTTGTACAATAGAATAGGCTCCTCAAGGGTGGTCGGCTCATCCCCTAAGGAAAGGGGGTGATGCCATGACAGTTTATGAGGCGATCTCACTGATGATTTCTTTCGGTGCGCTGGTCGCGTTAATACTGTCGGGAAAGAAAAAAAGATAGACCGCCCTTGAGCTGACAACTCCGGCGGTCTACTGCGGAAAACATTGAGCCGACCCCAAGAGGGGCAGCTATTGTACCTCGACCGTAGGTGTTCCAGCACCTGCGGTCACTTTTATTATTAGCAATCTTATAAACCTGTATGTCTGTAGTTTAGCATAGATGGCGCAAAAATCAATTTCCCCTCACGAACATATTCCCGTTTATTTGTGACGATAAACATGTCCCGAATCAGCTTGTAGGCTTTCTGAATCTTTTCAGTTGAAGCCAGGACATGAGCAAAGTCCTTCTGTACCTCTTCCAGTTTTGTTTACCGCCAACTCTGTCGATTAACCGAATTGTTGATCTTCCATTATTTCAGCCCAGACAGCACTTCTTATATTTCTTCCCGCTCCCGCAAGGACATGGGTCGTTGCGTCCTATCTTGTTTGGATTGACATAAGGTTTACTAGCAGGTAGGCCCAATTGGTTTGTACGCTCCAACAGATTTGAGCGTCCGCTGTCCGTGCGTTTCTCTCTGGCTTCCCGATCCTCTCTTTTCCTTTTGTACTCGTCCAATTCGGGTATAGCAACCCCGTTAGCCAAGCAGTTCACATAAAGGGATTGTTCCAGATCGAGCATCCATTCCGTATACCCTTGATGAACCCTCTCTCGTACAAGGGGAAGCCCTCTTTTGAGAATAGTTTGCATAATCCATCCACCAACAACGTGGCAATGTCCTCTTCCTCAGCTTGGGCGTAAAGCCTTGCCAGGGCTTGTTCGGTTTCCGGCAGTTTGATTCTGCCCAATAAAATGGGCGGCAGACAGGCGGAACTCCCAGTCCCCTTCAAAAAATCGTTCTTCCATCAGTTCCACAGACTTCTTGCTTTGTATCCAACTCAAGGCGTCAGCTGCAGTTTCATATAAGAGCTCATCCGCCAAGAATCCAACCAGACGGGGAACGGCACTCTCCAAACGAAGTTTTCCCGCCAGCTGTGCGTAGAAATGCTCTTCATAACCCCAGTGTGTTTCCGGGTACTCCTTGTTCAGTTCGGAGAGGACCCGGTCAGCATCTACATCTGCTCTCTTTGCCAGTTCTTCTACAATCAAATCTCCATATACACTGTCAAAGTCGGTTATGTACTTCTCAAATCCACTGTCAATCACCTGGTGGAGCTTGTCCCAAAGAGTGGAAGTGTCTGTCTGTGACAACTCGTATCGTTTTTGGATTGTCATTTGAGATTCTTTCAGGATTGCTGCCAGCTCATCTGTGCAACTCTCCAACAACGCCAGGTCACTATGGGAAACAGCAACCGAGAAATGGACAAATTCATTCGGATATACGGAGGCCCTATGCTCCTTCAGCCATTTGAATATGAAGTTCAACGTTTCGGGAGTCTGCGTCCGGCCCCACTTATCGGCGATGATTCCAGTGGCCACCTCAAGTAAAACAATCGCAACTCTATCCCTCATACGCTTGCAATAAAGTTTTTATGTCAATTTTATTCTTCGTTTGGATCAATGCTTTCATAACTCTTTCTGATTTCTCCGGATCGGGGTCGCTTAGCATCTCGTTTAGAGCGGTAGGAATAATTTGCCAAGACACACCGTACTTATCTTTCAGCCAACCGCACACTTGAGCCTTTTCGTCTCCGCCTTCGGAGAGTTTTTCCCAATAATAGTCCAATTCTTCTTGATCCTCACAATTGACGATAAATGATATTGCCTCAGTGAATTTGAAATGCGGACCGCCATTTAATGCTACGAATTCTTGTCCTTCCAGTTGAAATTCCACGGTCATTACTATTCCCTCTGGCATCCCGTGAATTTCATGCCCTTCTTTTCCATAGCGAGTGATTCTACCGATCTTGGAATTTTTAAAGATAGAAGTGTAAAACTTCGCCGCCTCTTCGGCTTGTGTATCGAACCACAAGTTGGGTGTGATTTTTTGGATTTTGTTTTTCATGATTTTTTCCTCCTTATATTTTGGAGTGTATTAGCAAGATTTTGATTCATTATACAATAAGATTAGCTGAAAAATGAGTCGTGGTTTCATTCGATCA from Effusibacillus lacus harbors:
- a CDS encoding putative holin-like toxin; this encodes MTVYEAISLMISFGALVALILSGKKKR
- a CDS encoding PH domain-containing protein yields the protein MEEVQKDFAHVLASTEKIQKAYKLIRDMFIVTNKREYVREGKLIFAPSMLNYRHTGL
- a CDS encoding SEC-C metal-binding domain-containing protein, translated to MQTILKRGLPLVRERVHQGYTEWMLDLEQSLYVNCLANGVAIPELDEYKRKREDREAREKRTDSGRSNLLERTNQLGLPASKPYVNPNKIGRNDPCPCGSGKKYKKCCLG
- a CDS encoding HEAT repeat domain-containing protein; translation: MRDRVAIVLLEVATGIIADKWGRTQTPETLNFIFKWLKEHRASVYPNEFVHFSVAVSHSDLALLESCTDELAAILKESQMTIQKRYELSQTDTSTLWDKLHQVIDSGFEKYITDFDSVYGDLIVEELAKRADVDADRVLSELNKEYPETHWGYEEHFYAQLAGKLRLESAVPRLVGFLADELLYETAADALSWIQSKKSVELMEERFFEGDWEFRLSAAHFIGQNQTAGNRTSPGKALRPS
- a CDS encoding VOC family protein — translated: MKNKIQKITPNLWFDTQAEEAAKFYTSIFKNSKIGRITRYGKEGHEIHGMPEGIVMTVEFQLEGQEFVALNGGPHFKFTEAISFIVNCEDQEELDYYWEKLSEGGDEKAQVCGWLKDKYGVSWQIIPTALNEMLSDPDPEKSERVMKALIQTKNKIDIKTLLQAYEG